One genomic window of Anaeromyxobacter diazotrophicus includes the following:
- a CDS encoding DUF3501 family protein, translating to MKVQRSELLPLETYDARRAEVRARVLEVKQRRRVHAGPLTFLFENADTVRYQVQEMARAERLFREEELQHELDTYNELLGGPGELGCSLLIELAEPAERDAKLRAWVALPRHLYAKLADGRRVRARYDDRQVGDDRLSSVQYLKFPVGPQAPVAIGSDLPGLEVEAVLTEAQRAALQEDLAVSPT from the coding sequence ATGAAGGTGCAGCGATCGGAGCTCCTGCCGCTCGAGACCTACGACGCCCGGCGGGCCGAGGTGCGCGCCCGGGTGCTGGAGGTGAAGCAGCGCCGCCGCGTCCACGCCGGGCCGCTCACGTTCCTGTTCGAGAACGCCGACACGGTCCGCTACCAGGTGCAGGAGATGGCGCGCGCCGAGCGGCTCTTCCGCGAGGAGGAGCTGCAGCACGAGCTCGACACCTACAACGAGCTCCTGGGAGGCCCCGGCGAGCTCGGCTGCTCCCTGCTCATCGAGCTCGCGGAGCCCGCCGAGCGCGACGCGAAGCTCCGGGCCTGGGTGGCGCTGCCCCGGCACCTCTACGCGAAGCTCGCCGATGGCCGGCGCGTCCGGGCGCGCTACGACGACCGCCAGGTGGGGGACGACCGGCTCTCCTCGGTGCAGTACCTCAAGTTCCCGGTCGGGCCGCAGGCGCCGGTCGCGATCGGCTCGGACCTGCCCGGCCTCGAGGTGGAGGCGGTCCTCACCGAGGCGCAGCGCGCCGCGCTCCAGGAGGACCTCGCCGTGTCGCCGACGTGA
- the msrA gene encoding peptide-methionine (S)-S-oxide reductase MsrA yields the protein MSAAPLVGAAAAAVLALAILAAGPGPAPHAAGGPIGNPACGTHPGHAGHGTALTPSGQDQLAIFAQGCFWGVEERFRRVPGVVATAVGYTGGHARDPSYEDVCTDRTGHAEAVLVEFDPARVSYAELLRFFWQTHDPTSGDAQGPDHGTQYRSALFTFGPEQLAAARASRDEEQRRLTDRITTEIAPAGPFWVAEDYHQQWDEKHGARSCPSPHRPRAK from the coding sequence GTGAGCGCGGCGCCCCTCGTCGGCGCCGCCGCCGCCGCGGTGCTCGCCCTGGCCATCCTCGCCGCCGGCCCGGGGCCCGCGCCGCACGCCGCGGGCGGCCCGATCGGCAACCCCGCCTGCGGCACCCACCCCGGCCACGCCGGCCACGGCACCGCGCTCACGCCGAGCGGTCAGGACCAGCTCGCGATCTTCGCCCAGGGGTGCTTCTGGGGCGTGGAGGAGCGCTTCCGGAGGGTGCCGGGGGTGGTCGCCACGGCGGTCGGCTACACCGGCGGCCACGCGCGCGACCCGAGCTACGAGGACGTCTGCACCGACCGGACCGGGCACGCGGAGGCGGTGCTGGTCGAGTTCGACCCGGCGCGCGTGAGCTACGCCGAGCTCCTGCGCTTCTTCTGGCAGACCCACGATCCGACCAGCGGCGACGCCCAGGGCCCGGATCACGGGACCCAGTACCGCTCGGCCCTCTTCACCTTCGGTCCGGAGCAGCTCGCGGCGGCCCGCGCCTCGCGCGACGAGGAGCAGCGGCGCCTGACCGACCGCATCACGACCGAGATCGCCCCCGCCGGCCCGTTCTGGGTGGCGGAGGACTACCACCAGCAGTGGGACGAGAAGCACGGCGCGCGCTCCTGCCCGTCGCCGCATCGGCCCCGCGCGAAGTAG
- a CDS encoding Fur family transcriptional regulator: MDREAIVRTLTERGIQPSPQRLAVAEYVLGAKDHPSADRVFEVVRGRTPVISRATVYNTLNLLVREQLLQQLVLAEGRVVFDPHLERHHHFVDDATGEIHDVPWDALEVRHVEALRGVDVREYQVVLRGRWGR, encoded by the coding sequence GTGGATCGCGAGGCGATCGTCAGGACGCTCACCGAGCGCGGCATCCAGCCCTCCCCGCAGCGGCTGGCGGTGGCCGAGTACGTGCTCGGCGCGAAGGATCACCCCTCCGCCGATCGCGTCTTCGAGGTCGTCCGCGGCCGGACGCCGGTGATCTCGCGCGCGACCGTCTACAACACGCTCAACCTCCTCGTCCGCGAGCAGCTCCTGCAGCAGCTCGTCCTGGCGGAGGGGCGGGTGGTGTTCGATCCCCACCTCGAGCGGCACCACCACTTCGTCGACGACGCGACCGGCGAGATCCACGACGTGCCCTGGGACGCGCTGGAGGTGCGGCACGTCGAGGCGCTGCGCGGGGTGGACGTGCGCGAGTACCAGGTCGTGCTGCGCGGGCGCTGGGGGCGCTGA
- a CDS encoding beta-ketoacyl-ACP synthase III: MRSLIVGTGSYAPEKVLTNADLEKLVDTNDQWIVERTGIRARHIAAPEQATSDLAIEAAKRALEMAQVDPKDLDLIVMGTITPDYPWPSTAALLQGRLGNKKAFAFDVSAACAGSLYALSIADRYVSTGVAKRALVIGAELLTRIVDWKDRNTCVLFGDGAGAMVLAPSTDEKRGIQSIHLHADGSAWQMLHQAGPGSRNPLTAEMYAQGKHHLFMNGREVYKFAVRALEEACRETLAASELSPSDVTWVCAHQANKRILDSTLERLEIPESKCWMNLEKYGNTSSASLPMTLDEANRAGWLKPGDLILTTAIGAGMAWGAGLIRW, translated from the coding sequence ATGCGCTCGCTCATCGTCGGTACCGGCTCGTACGCTCCGGAGAAGGTGCTCACCAACGCCGACCTGGAGAAGCTGGTCGACACGAACGACCAGTGGATCGTGGAGCGCACCGGCATCCGCGCCCGGCACATCGCCGCGCCGGAGCAGGCGACGAGCGACCTCGCCATCGAGGCGGCGAAGCGCGCCCTCGAGATGGCCCAGGTCGACCCGAAGGACCTCGACCTCATCGTGATGGGCACCATCACGCCCGACTACCCGTGGCCCTCCACCGCCGCCCTCCTGCAGGGCCGGCTCGGCAACAAGAAGGCGTTCGCCTTCGACGTCTCGGCCGCCTGCGCCGGGTCGCTCTACGCGCTCTCCATCGCCGATCGCTACGTCTCGACCGGCGTGGCGAAGCGCGCGCTCGTCATCGGCGCGGAGCTGCTCACCCGCATCGTCGACTGGAAGGACCGCAACACCTGCGTGCTGTTCGGCGACGGCGCCGGCGCCATGGTGCTCGCCCCCAGCACCGACGAGAAGCGCGGCATCCAGTCGATCCACCTCCACGCCGACGGCTCGGCCTGGCAGATGCTGCACCAGGCCGGCCCCGGCTCGCGCAACCCGCTCACCGCCGAGATGTACGCCCAGGGCAAGCACCACCTCTTCATGAACGGGCGCGAGGTCTACAAGTTCGCGGTGCGCGCGCTGGAGGAGGCCTGCCGCGAGACGCTCGCCGCGAGCGAGCTCTCGCCGAGCGACGTCACCTGGGTCTGCGCCCACCAGGCCAACAAGCGCATCCTCGACTCGACCCTGGAGCGGCTGGAGATCCCGGAGTCGAAGTGCTGGATGAACCTCGAGAAGTACGGCAACACCTCGTCCGCCAGCCTCCCCATGACGCTCGACGAGGCGAACCGCGCCGGCTGGCTCAAGCCCGGCGACCTCATCCTCACCACCGCCATCGGCGCCGGCATGGCCTGGGGCGCCGGCCTCATCCGCTGGTAG
- a CDS encoding YceD family protein, giving the protein MVQGDPAAYRARAPLHVDARLRKVERRVLFDARGEAALTAPCGRCLTPVELEVPLEFELTYVPADEAEEEAATGEQGGDHAATRVAGSFAAESADEETYSGKVIDLDPAVREQLLLALPRYPVCQESCKGLCSVCGANLNERDCGCDRHVPDPRWAGLEKLKKK; this is encoded by the coding sequence ATGGTGCAGGGCGACCCCGCCGCCTACCGCGCCCGGGCACCGCTGCACGTGGACGCCAGGCTCCGGAAGGTCGAGCGGCGCGTCCTGTTCGACGCCCGGGGCGAGGCGGCGCTGACGGCGCCGTGCGGCCGGTGCCTCACGCCGGTCGAGCTCGAGGTGCCGCTCGAGTTCGAGCTCACCTACGTGCCGGCGGACGAGGCGGAAGAGGAGGCGGCGACGGGGGAGCAGGGCGGCGATCACGCGGCGACGCGGGTGGCCGGCAGCTTCGCCGCGGAGAGCGCCGACGAGGAGACTTACTCCGGCAAGGTGATCGACCTGGATCCGGCGGTCCGCGAGCAGCTCCTGCTCGCGCTGCCCCGGTACCCGGTCTGCCAGGAGAGCTGCAAGGGACTCTGCTCCGTGTGTGGAGCGAACCTGAACGAGCGCGATTGCGGTTGCGATCGCCACGTGCCCGACCCGCGGTGGGCGGGGCTCGAGAAGCTCAAGAAGAAGTAA
- a CDS encoding heterodisulfide reductase-related iron-sulfur binding cluster — MSEQRISYQPTPGLSYDPTEEKYWDPAGLDQEVRRAFEICHGCRMCFKYCGSFPTLFSLLDEQYDGDVRRLTGGDVEAVMDACFQCKLCEVQCPYTPRDGHEFQLDFPKLVHRHDALALRRRGKTLRERLLGDPDGSARAARASLGLANVANRSRPLRVLMEKAIGVHRDKLLPDFAREPFDAWAEANGFVRETPGGEAVLFQTCFVQHNEPQVGRDVLEALRACQVDVRVVKGLACCGMPAWEHGDLEALRAQAHRDLDLLLPFVDAGAKVLVVNPTCSMMMRREWPHLLAGEDRARAQRLAPAVRDPSEFLWAMREEPRFVSAFKSAPPGGKVAYHAPCHLRAQGIGFKGRDLLRRIPGVTVAATVVECCGHDGTYAMTVEGFEPSQKVGQKAFAGMQAAGARVWATDCPLAALQFQQHAGTKPLHPLAILARATRPDGFADLEEKA, encoded by the coding sequence GTGAGCGAACAGCGGATCTCGTACCAGCCCACCCCCGGGCTCTCGTACGACCCCACCGAGGAGAAGTACTGGGACCCCGCCGGCCTCGACCAGGAGGTCCGGCGGGCGTTCGAGATCTGCCACGGCTGCCGCATGTGCTTCAAATACTGCGGCAGCTTCCCCACCCTCTTCTCCCTCCTCGACGAGCAGTACGACGGCGACGTCCGCCGCCTCACCGGCGGCGACGTCGAGGCCGTCATGGACGCCTGCTTCCAGTGCAAGCTGTGCGAGGTGCAGTGCCCGTACACGCCGCGCGACGGGCACGAGTTCCAGCTCGACTTCCCCAAGCTCGTCCACCGGCACGACGCGCTCGCGCTGCGCCGCCGCGGCAAGACGCTGCGCGAGCGGCTGCTCGGCGATCCCGACGGCTCCGCCCGCGCGGCGCGCGCCTCGCTCGGGCTCGCCAACGTCGCCAACCGCTCGCGGCCGCTGCGCGTCCTCATGGAGAAGGCGATCGGCGTCCACCGCGACAAGCTCCTCCCGGACTTCGCGCGGGAGCCGTTCGACGCCTGGGCCGAGGCGAACGGCTTCGTGCGCGAGACCCCCGGCGGCGAGGCGGTGCTGTTCCAGACCTGCTTCGTGCAGCACAACGAGCCGCAGGTGGGGCGCGACGTGCTGGAGGCGCTGCGCGCCTGCCAGGTCGACGTCCGGGTGGTGAAGGGGCTCGCCTGCTGCGGCATGCCGGCCTGGGAGCACGGCGACCTCGAGGCGCTGCGCGCGCAGGCGCACCGCGACCTCGACCTGCTCCTGCCCTTCGTCGACGCCGGGGCGAAGGTGCTGGTGGTGAACCCGACCTGCTCCATGATGATGCGCCGCGAGTGGCCGCACCTGCTCGCGGGCGAGGACCGCGCGCGCGCCCAGCGGCTCGCGCCGGCGGTGCGCGATCCCTCCGAGTTCCTGTGGGCGATGCGCGAGGAGCCGCGCTTCGTCTCCGCCTTCAAGAGCGCGCCGCCCGGCGGCAAGGTGGCCTACCACGCGCCCTGCCACCTGCGGGCGCAGGGGATCGGCTTCAAGGGGCGCGACCTCCTGCGCCGCATCCCGGGCGTCACCGTGGCGGCCACCGTGGTCGAGTGCTGCGGGCACGACGGCACCTACGCCATGACGGTGGAGGGCTTCGAGCCGTCGCAGAAGGTCGGCCAGAAGGCGTTCGCCGGCATGCAGGCCGCCGGCGCGCGGGTCTGGGCCACCGACTGCCCGCTGGCGGCGCTGCAGTTCCAGCAGCACGCCGGGACGAAGCCGCTCCACCCCCTCGCCATCCTGGCCCGCGCCACGCGGCCGGACGGCTTCGCCGACCTGGAGGAGAAGGCATGA
- the rpmF gene encoding 50S ribosomal protein L32, whose product MGVPKKRTSSMRRDRRRAANYKIKPANVTKCPKCKEPVLSHRACPTCGTYKGEQITPGE is encoded by the coding sequence GTGGGTGTTCCCAAGAAGCGTACGTCGAGCATGCGCCGCGATCGCCGCCGCGCCGCCAACTACAAGATCAAGCCGGCCAACGTGACGAAGTGCCCGAAGTGCAAGGAGCCCGTGCTCTCGCACCGCGCTTGCCCGACCTGCGGCACGTACAAGGGCGAGCAGATCACCCCGGGCGAGTAG
- a CDS encoding response regulator → MPVRAIAIEDDEAVARLIAQVLASHGFDVCGTAGSGEEGLALARREKPDVALVDLGLPKMSGEDVIGAIKTELPKTKCIALTAVDIPARVLGALRAGAAGYILKPFHASELARAVEEVLSGDAAPISPRAAKVLLGELRGDPPDQRNGPALSKRELEVLELLVHGHTYADVAQALGIAEGTVQTYVKRIYEKMDVSTKAEAALIAVARGLVKP, encoded by the coding sequence ATGCCCGTCCGCGCCATCGCCATCGAAGACGACGAGGCCGTAGCCCGCCTCATCGCACAGGTGCTCGCCTCTCACGGCTTCGACGTCTGCGGGACGGCCGGCTCCGGCGAGGAGGGGCTCGCGCTCGCCCGCCGCGAGAAGCCCGACGTCGCCCTGGTCGACCTGGGCTTGCCGAAGATGAGCGGCGAGGACGTGATCGGCGCCATCAAGACCGAGCTGCCGAAGACGAAGTGCATCGCGCTCACCGCCGTCGACATCCCGGCCCGGGTCCTCGGCGCCCTGCGGGCGGGGGCGGCCGGCTACATCCTGAAGCCGTTCCACGCCTCGGAGCTGGCCCGCGCCGTCGAGGAGGTCCTCTCCGGCGACGCGGCCCCCATCAGCCCCCGCGCGGCCAAGGTGCTGCTCGGCGAGCTGCGCGGCGATCCCCCGGACCAGCGCAACGGCCCGGCGCTCTCCAAGCGCGAGCTGGAGGTGCTGGAGCTGCTCGTCCACGGCCACACCTACGCCGACGTCGCCCAGGCGCTCGGCATCGCCGAGGGGACGGTCCAGACCTACGTGAAGCGCATCTACGAGAAGATGGACGTCTCGACCAAGGCCGAGGCGGCGCTCATCGCCGTGGCGCGCGGGCTCGTGAAGCCCTGA
- a CDS encoding OmpA family protein has protein sequence MKRTLALLAAAAAWTSGCSTTQSEANAKAIAKASHCNPCQMPCTLGCLPVEAVAAPAPKPTPPPPPPAPAEPAAAATFDPPPGSYPAAQTVTIASSTPGAVIHYTTDGSTPTADSPVYTGPITVDRTTTLKAIAVAPGAPSSAAAGGDYTIAPPPPPPPARVEVTKERLQLTEKVLFDTGKATIDQRSYSLLDEVAAALKDHPEVKTVRVEGHTDNRGGAKANLKLSQARADAVRKYLVDKGVAADRLQAKGFGQTRPVADNNTAAGRDANRRVEFVIAQ, from the coding sequence GTGAAGAGAACTCTCGCGTTGCTCGCGGCCGCGGCCGCGTGGACGAGCGGCTGCTCCACCACCCAGAGCGAGGCGAACGCGAAGGCCATCGCGAAGGCTTCGCACTGCAACCCGTGCCAGATGCCCTGCACGCTCGGCTGCCTGCCGGTGGAGGCGGTGGCCGCGCCCGCGCCCAAGCCGACGCCTCCCCCGCCGCCGCCGGCCCCGGCCGAGCCCGCGGCCGCCGCCACCTTCGACCCGCCGCCCGGCTCGTACCCCGCGGCGCAGACGGTGACGATCGCGTCGTCCACGCCCGGCGCGGTGATCCACTACACCACCGACGGCAGCACCCCGACGGCGGACTCGCCCGTCTACACCGGACCGATCACCGTCGACCGCACCACGACGCTGAAGGCGATCGCCGTCGCCCCGGGCGCGCCGAGCAGCGCGGCCGCGGGGGGTGACTACACGATCGCGCCGCCGCCGCCGCCTCCCCCGGCGCGCGTGGAGGTCACGAAGGAGCGGCTCCAGCTCACCGAGAAGGTGCTGTTCGACACCGGGAAGGCCACCATCGACCAGCGCTCGTACTCGCTCCTCGACGAGGTGGCGGCGGCGCTCAAGGACCACCCCGAGGTGAAGACCGTCAGGGTGGAGGGGCATACCGACAACCGCGGCGGAGCGAAGGCGAACCTGAAGCTCTCGCAGGCCCGCGCCGACGCGGTCCGGAAGTACCTCGTCGACAAGGGCGTGGCGGCCGACCGCCTCCAGGCGAAGGGCTTCGGCCAGACCCGCCCGGTGGCGGACAACAACACCGCCGCCGGGCGCGACGCCAACCGGCGCGTCGAGTTCGTCATCGCGCAGTGA
- a CDS encoding rubrerythrin family protein codes for MAKLNGSKTHQNLKDAFAGESQANRRYLYFAKVADVEGYPEVASNFRETAEGETGHAHGHLDYLKEVGDPATGLPLGDTATNLKASVAGETHEYTDMYPGMAKTARDEGFAEIADWFETLAKAEKSHAGRFQKMLGLVS; via the coding sequence ATGGCCAAGCTGAACGGCTCGAAGACCCACCAGAACCTCAAGGACGCCTTCGCCGGCGAGTCGCAGGCGAACCGGCGCTACCTCTACTTCGCGAAGGTCGCGGACGTGGAGGGCTACCCCGAGGTCGCCTCCAACTTCCGCGAGACCGCCGAGGGCGAGACCGGCCACGCCCACGGCCACCTCGACTACCTCAAGGAGGTCGGCGATCCCGCCACCGGGCTGCCGCTCGGCGACACCGCCACGAACCTCAAGGCCTCCGTGGCCGGCGAGACCCACGAGTATACGGACATGTACCCCGGCATGGCGAAGACCGCCCGCGACGAGGGCTTCGCCGAGATCGCGGACTGGTTCGAGACGCTGGCCAAGGCCGAGAAGTCGCACGCCGGCCGCTTCCAGAAGATGCTCGGCCTCGTCTCGTAG
- a CDS encoding NapC/NirT family cytochrome c encodes MSSIHSVEELLKLVALVCAAVSAAILVWYLVRRPPLGRVTKVLLLLGLGLLPVLVALTGNIAGYEFTLSRNFCGSCHVMGPYIRDAADPKSQSLAAIHSRNHKFGEQSCYTCHADYDMFGAITTKLTGLKHLYYYVTEYAGTGPDGEGGPPIKLYKRQDLDKGKITQEAFNKRMNGVCGQCHSTYAATWVEKHGAFADDVRSNAQICIDCHNEIHPTALSRRPGAKPAEEKK; translated from the coding sequence GTGTCCTCCATCCACTCCGTCGAAGAGCTCCTGAAGCTGGTCGCGCTGGTCTGCGCCGCCGTCTCCGCCGCCATCCTCGTCTGGTACCTCGTGCGCCGCCCGCCGCTCGGGCGCGTGACCAAGGTCCTGCTGCTGCTCGGGCTCGGGCTCCTGCCGGTGCTGGTCGCGCTGACCGGGAACATCGCCGGGTACGAGTTCACGCTCTCGCGCAACTTCTGCGGCTCGTGCCACGTCATGGGGCCGTACATCCGCGACGCGGCGGACCCGAAGTCGCAGAGCCTGGCGGCCATCCACAGCCGCAACCACAAGTTCGGCGAGCAGAGCTGCTACACGTGCCACGCCGACTACGACATGTTCGGCGCCATCACGACCAAGCTCACCGGCCTCAAGCACCTCTACTACTACGTGACGGAGTACGCCGGCACGGGCCCGGACGGCGAGGGCGGCCCGCCCATCAAGCTCTACAAGCGCCAGGACCTGGACAAGGGCAAGATCACCCAGGAGGCCTTCAACAAGCGGATGAACGGCGTCTGCGGCCAGTGCCACTCCACCTACGCCGCGACCTGGGTCGAGAAGCACGGCGCGTTCGCGGACGACGTCCGCTCGAACGCGCAGATCTGCATCGACTGCCACAACGAGATCCACCCGACCGCGCTGTCCCGGCGGCCGGGCGCGAAGCCGGCGGAGGAGAAGAAGTGA
- a CDS encoding alpha/beta fold hydrolase has product MLELRHRTLHGHDVAYRLEGEGPPILFVHGIAGTSATWLAPMRRLVASHRVLAPDLLGHGASAKPRGDYSLGAHASFLRDLLAALEIPHATVIGHSLGGGIAMQLSYQHPEVCDRLVLVASGGLGRDVSPLLRLLSLPGAEFLLPLLVPAFVRERGNALQAWLADQGVSSPRLAEMWQAYTSLGDAESRRAFVRELRSVVDHGGQVVSAQDRLHLTAERPPLIVWGARDPIIPVAHARAAHEAMPGSRLEIFEGAGHFPHAECPERFAALVSEFVAGAAPRAAELGPPAGAGGTS; this is encoded by the coding sequence ATGCTCGAGCTCCGCCACCGCACCCTCCACGGACACGACGTCGCGTACCGCCTCGAAGGGGAGGGCCCGCCCATCCTCTTCGTCCACGGCATCGCCGGCACCTCCGCCACCTGGCTCGCGCCCATGCGCCGGCTGGTGGCGAGCCACCGCGTGCTGGCGCCGGACCTCCTCGGCCACGGCGCCTCCGCCAAGCCGAGGGGCGACTACTCGCTCGGCGCGCACGCCTCGTTCCTGCGCGACCTCCTGGCCGCCCTCGAGATCCCGCACGCCACCGTGATCGGCCACTCGCTCGGCGGCGGGATCGCCATGCAGCTCTCCTACCAGCACCCCGAGGTGTGCGACCGGCTGGTGCTCGTCGCCAGCGGCGGCCTCGGCCGCGACGTGAGCCCGTTGCTCCGCCTCCTCTCGCTGCCCGGCGCCGAGTTCCTCTTGCCCTTGCTCGTCCCGGCCTTCGTGCGCGAGCGGGGTAACGCGCTGCAGGCCTGGCTCGCCGACCAGGGCGTCTCCTCGCCGCGGCTGGCCGAGATGTGGCAGGCCTACACCTCCCTGGGCGACGCCGAGAGCCGGCGCGCCTTCGTCCGCGAGCTGCGGTCGGTCGTGGACCACGGCGGCCAGGTGGTGAGCGCGCAGGATCGCCTGCACCTCACCGCCGAGCGCCCGCCGCTCATCGTGTGGGGCGCGCGCGATCCCATCATCCCGGTGGCGCACGCGCGGGCGGCGCACGAGGCGATGCCCGGCAGCCGCCTCGAGATCTTCGAGGGCGCGGGGCACTTCCCTCACGCGGAGTGCCCGGAGCGCTTCGCCGCGCTGGTCAGCGAGTTCGTCGCGGGCGCCGCGCCCCGCGCGGCGGAGCTGGGGCCGCCGGCCGGGGCCGGCGGCACCTCGTAG
- the msrB gene encoding peptide-methionine (R)-S-oxide reductase MsrB produces the protein MSSFHKPTDAELRQRLTPQQYAVTQREGTEPAFHNAYWDEHQPGLYVDVVSGEPLFSSLDKFDSGTGWPSFTRPLDPDRVTTRTDRSLLFARTEVRSRLAGSHLGHVFDDGPPPTGLRYCMNSAALRFVPVERLAAEGYGQYLALFQRAGAAPAPGGGAP, from the coding sequence GTGTCCAGCTTCCACAAGCCCACCGACGCCGAGCTGCGCCAGCGGCTCACGCCGCAGCAGTACGCGGTCACGCAGCGCGAGGGCACCGAGCCCGCGTTCCACAACGCCTACTGGGACGAGCACCAGCCCGGGCTGTACGTGGACGTCGTCTCCGGCGAGCCGCTCTTCAGTTCGCTCGACAAGTTCGACTCCGGGACCGGGTGGCCCAGCTTCACGCGGCCGCTCGACCCCGACCGCGTCACCACCCGCACCGACCGCAGCCTCCTCTTCGCGCGGACCGAGGTGCGCTCCCGGCTCGCCGGGTCGCACCTCGGGCACGTGTTCGACGACGGCCCGCCGCCGACCGGGCTCCGCTACTGCATGAACTCCGCCGCGCTGCGGTTCGTGCCGGTGGAGCGGCTGGCGGCCGAGGGGTACGGCCAGTACCTGGCGCTCTTCCAGCGCGCCGGCGCCGCGCCGGCGCCGGGCGGAGGGGCGCCGTGA
- the plsX gene encoding phosphate acyltransferase PlsX: MPVAVDAMGGDHAPAAIVQGAVAAARQGFRVVLVGPEEVVRRELSRCDAGGLPIEVRHASEVVAMDDHPGQAMRRKKDNSIRVCFELVKRGEACGMVSAGNSGAVMAGGVFVLGRLEGVERPGIMSVLPALTGRPLLVDAGANVECRPIHLVQFALMAEVYARRVLGVARPRVAVLANGEEASKGTDLTRAASAALRLAPVDFRGYCEGRDLLTGDFDVVVTDGFTGNVALKTMEGTAKVIGELIKGALRSTPVAMLGGLLAKRALGAMKRKVDWREIGGAPLIGVDGVGFITHGSSDALAIQNAVRRVQAAADAHATDEIARAAGQAEALLAAAAAQAAGGTHQQGRPGAAPEA; encoded by the coding sequence CTGCCCGTCGCCGTCGACGCCATGGGGGGTGACCACGCCCCGGCAGCGATCGTGCAGGGTGCCGTCGCCGCGGCGCGTCAAGGCTTCCGGGTCGTGCTGGTGGGCCCGGAGGAGGTGGTGCGCCGCGAGCTCTCGCGGTGCGACGCCGGAGGCTTGCCCATCGAGGTCCGGCACGCCTCCGAGGTGGTCGCCATGGACGACCACCCCGGCCAGGCGATGCGGCGCAAGAAGGACAACTCGATCCGCGTCTGCTTCGAGCTCGTGAAGCGGGGCGAGGCCTGCGGCATGGTCTCGGCCGGCAACTCGGGCGCGGTCATGGCGGGCGGCGTGTTCGTGCTCGGGCGCCTCGAGGGCGTGGAGCGGCCGGGCATCATGTCGGTCCTGCCGGCGCTCACCGGGCGCCCGCTGCTCGTCGACGCGGGCGCCAACGTGGAGTGCCGCCCCATCCACCTCGTCCAGTTCGCGCTCATGGCCGAGGTGTACGCCCGCCGGGTGCTCGGCGTGGCGCGGCCGCGGGTGGCGGTCCTCGCCAACGGCGAGGAGGCCTCCAAGGGCACCGACCTCACCCGCGCCGCCTCGGCCGCCCTGCGGCTGGCCCCCGTCGACTTCCGGGGCTACTGCGAGGGGCGCGACCTGCTCACCGGCGACTTCGACGTCGTGGTCACCGACGGCTTCACCGGGAACGTGGCGCTGAAGACCATGGAGGGCACCGCCAAGGTCATCGGCGAGCTCATCAAGGGGGCGCTGCGCTCGACCCCGGTGGCCATGCTGGGGGGGCTCCTCGCGAAGCGCGCCCTCGGCGCGATGAAGCGCAAGGTCGACTGGCGGGAGATCGGCGGCGCGCCGCTCATCGGCGTGGACGGCGTGGGCTTCATCACCCACGGCAGCTCCGACGCGCTCGCCATCCAGAACGCCGTGCGCCGGGTGCAGGCCGCCGCCGACGCCCACGCCACCGACGAGATCGCCCGCGCCGCGGGCCAGGCCGAGGCGCTCTTGGCGGCGGCGGCGGCGCAGGCGGCCGGCGGGACGCACCAGCAGGGCCGCCCCGGCGCGGCGCCCGAAGCCTGA